From bacterium, the proteins below share one genomic window:
- a CDS encoding deoxyribonuclease IV, translated as MVKKRIKCNRLLGAHCSIAGGVENAPLAGGMIGATAIQLFTGSNQQWHAATIKKAQAEGFQRNMNEQGIRVAVAHACYLINLAAPDAVIWRKSIDAMEGEIERASALGIPWVIVHPGSHKGNGLEWGIKRIAEALTSVLDATEALSAGVALETTAGQGASIGGRFEELASIIAHIDDKRRVKVCFDTCHSFAAGYELRTKEGYARTWREFDEAIGIRNLVAMHLNDSQGKLGSRIDRHAPIGKGRIGLPGFRLIMNDRRLADIPMILETPKEGDAVRSDTNNLKILKRLVRA; from the coding sequence ATGGTCAAGAAGCGCATCAAATGCAACAGGCTCCTCGGCGCGCATTGCTCGATCGCGGGCGGGGTGGAGAACGCGCCGCTAGCGGGGGGCATGATCGGTGCAACCGCCATCCAGCTCTTCACCGGCTCCAACCAGCAGTGGCATGCCGCAACCATAAAAAAGGCGCAGGCTGAGGGCTTCCAACGCAATATGAACGAGCAGGGTATCCGCGTCGCAGTGGCGCATGCCTGCTATCTCATCAACCTCGCTGCGCCCGATGCCGTGATCTGGCGCAAATCCATCGATGCCATGGAGGGCGAGATCGAACGTGCCTCCGCTCTCGGCATTCCCTGGGTCATCGTCCACCCTGGTTCGCACAAGGGCAACGGCCTCGAGTGGGGGATAAAGAGGATCGCCGAGGCGCTGACTTCCGTGCTCGATGCCACGGAAGCCCTCTCGGCCGGAGTGGCGCTCGAGACCACGGCTGGCCAGGGTGCTTCCATAGGGGGTCGCTTCGAGGAACTGGCCTCGATCATCGCCCATATAGATGATAAGCGCAGGGTCAAGGTCTGCTTCGACACCTGTCACTCCTTTGCTGCCGGATACGAGCTGCGCACAAAAGAGGGCTATGCCAGGACCTGGCGAGAGTTCGATGAAGCGATCGGGATCCGAAACCTCGTCGCCATGCATCTCAACGACAGCCAGGGAAAGCTGGGGAGCCGCATCGACCGCCACGCGCCTATCGGCAAGGGCAGGATCGGGCTGCCCGGCTTCAGGCTCATCATGAACGACCGAAGGCTTGCCGATATCCCCATGATCCTCGAGACGCCGAAGGAAGGGGATGCGGTTCGGAGCGATACGAATAATCTGAAGATATTGAAGAGGTTGGTCCGCGCATAG
- a CDS encoding ORF6N domain-containing protein yields the protein MTENNSLSACIVENKIMSLRGQRIILDFDLATIYSVSTKNLIKAVKRNRDRFPEDFIFQLSNQEFNDLESLLPKRDWGGRRYLPYAFTEHGAVMAANILRSKRAVKASIFVVRAFVKLRQFLASHKELAEKLIELERQVGTHDKAIVSMFQAIRMLMSPTQGKRKKIGFIW from the coding sequence ATGACAGAAAACAATAGCCTTTCAGCATGTATTGTCGAAAACAAAATTATGAGCCTCAGAGGGCAGAGGATCATACTGGATTTCGATTTGGCCACTATTTATAGCGTATCAACAAAGAACCTCATCAAAGCGGTAAAAAGAAACCGGGATCGATTTCCCGAGGACTTTATTTTCCAACTCTCAAATCAGGAATTCAATGATTTGGAATCCTTATTGCCAAAACGAGATTGGGGCGGCAGGCGCTATCTCCCGTACGCCTTCACCGAGCATGGCGCAGTGATGGCTGCCAACATCCTAAGATCAAAGCGAGCGGTCAAGGCGAGTATCTTTGTAGTGCGGGCGTTCGTGAAGTTGAGGCAGTTTCTAGCATCTCACAAAGAGCTGGCCGAGAAGCTTATCGAGTTGGAGCGACAGGTCGGGACCCACGACAAGGCGATCGTCTCGATGTTTCAGGCGATAAGAATGCTCATGTCCCCAACGCAGGGGAAGAGGAAGAAAATAGGGTTTATTTGGTAG